A segment of the Gossypium hirsutum isolate 1008001.06 chromosome D10, Gossypium_hirsutum_v2.1, whole genome shotgun sequence genome:
gccgcgatttcctggcacgtcccctgacatcgcgctgacgtggacgcgatttgccagaaaaggcccattccggtaaataatgaaataccgggcccatttcggtaattttaaaaaaaatagacttTTTTGGTAAATTACCCAATTTTTATATAGGGTTTTtatctaaataatataaaagaaataattaattaaaatttttttgggaaacagattaattacgaaaataagCATTTGTTATAGTGTTCTGACGGTGCCCCTGACATATTGGCGGCACCAGACTGAAATGTGATGACCTAAAATATTCAGGGACTTGATctgtaaatttaccattttgattGGCAGATGAAAAAAAGCTTTAAGGGTGCCGCTTGATATAGTGGCAGTACCAAActttaaatgggtaaattacttCATAACTccccttatttattatttttatctttttgattAAAGcactttgggtttttttttctttttaacatcTCTCATATTGCAAATTTTCATTTGCTTCTCAGATTTGGGGAGTACCCAAAGGAGTACTGCACCAGCAATGACAACCCTAGGAGATTGACTTCAACATCCTTATCTTCTTCGTCAATGACGAGCATTCGTCTAACTATAGTTACAAGTTGTAAATAGATTTCTCTTCCCCAAAACTTAAGCCAtaactagtttttttttctcaaaaaagtaaaaataaaaaacgaaGGTTGAAAACTGAACCCTTTGCTATAATCTcacaatcaaaattaaaatacaacaaaaaCAAATGAGAGTTTCTTTTGCAGTGTCTTTGAGGTTTAAAGCAAAAAGGATTTCTTTTTTCTGTGTAGGATTTGCTTTGCTAGTTTTTGTTGGTTATGATGAAGAAGATAAGGATGTTGAAGTCAGTCTTCAGGGGTTGTCGTTGCTAGTATAGTACTCCTTTGGGTATTCCCCAGATTTgagaaacaaatgaaaatttCCAATGTGAgagctgttaaaaagaaaaaaactcgaagtgttttaataaaaaagacaaaataataAACAAGGGGAGTTATGAAGCAATTTACCCATTTAAACCCTAAAAGCATTTTTTCCGGCTGCCAATCAAAACGATAAATTTACGTATTAGGCCTCTGAATATTTTAAATCATCATATTTCAGTGGGCACTACCAAatgtttattttcataattatttaagtaaaaaacaaataataataaatttaattggttttaatatatttaaataaattttcttcatCTCATTGATGATgtgatttattgattaatattatcctaataaaataaagatatatatatatatatattggtaaatttttttcattttactttcAGCTTTGAGTgtcgaaaaaggaaaaaaaatctgtTATACACATACTCTTTTCTTCATAATCATAACCATGCAAATAATAGTAAGAACGAGGAAATTATCATTCTTTAGAGAAAAGCAGATTATatcttaatttaattcatatcaaCTGTTATTGTAGACTTTTGAAAGTTATGAGTTTAAAAATGGATTAGAGCTTAATTCCATTTTCAGGATTCAACGATTAAGCACAGGCAAAATCACAGCCGTTAACAGCAGTGGAATATGATTTTAGTCAACTAGATCCGACAGTTCCCCGACCGCAAAGCATGGGACCTATTCAACACTCTGGCACAAATGACTATGCTCCCAATATCACATCACGTACAGTAGAAAAATTCCAACGGTCAAGATCTATTCAACACCTATTACATCCCCAGCGCAAGTTAGTAAAGCCCACCACCAGGTCAAGAAAATACTGCTTCAGATTACCAAAAACGCCCTTCcttttgaaataaaaagaatcTTTGAAAGGGTATTTCAGTCCTTCCAACATACCGGCATCAATTATATAAATCATCCTATGCCTCGTCTCGACGAACCTTTAGCTACAAAAACAATTAGAAGCGACACAaaacatttctttttcttctccgtAGCTAAAGCTTCCTCTGTCTGAGAGCCTCGAAATTTGCTTTCCTATTaggtttctttttcttctttgattaCAGTAAACAGTAAGTGGGAAGTGTAATGGGATTTTGTATTTGTCCATTGGAGACTCCAGCAAGGTTGTTGTGGACAACTAGCTTCTTTCGCCACAAGCTTatgatcttttaatttttatgtaaaagtAAAACACAGAAATTATCTGTGTATAATCTTTGCTTTTCTTCTTTTACAGCAACTTTTTGTGTCTTTTTACTCGCCGGAAAGTTTTAGACACAAAAATATTACACACATACACGAAGTTTAAGATATAGAAAGACAAGTTTGTATAAAGAAAATGGAGTCTGGCCGTCTTTTTTTCAATCCCTCCACTACCCACCGCAACATGTTGCTTCTCGGGAACACTGAACCCATCTTTCGAGGTGATTTTTCTATTTAAGCTATTTTCATATAGTTGATCTCAAATGTTTCTGTTGCTCTTAAGCTTGTGGAAAACAATTTCAGTTCGGATTTTAAAtggattttctttttttacaCGCATACATATAAAGGGGCAAGAACAATGGTTAGCATGGAGGAAAACCCAAAGAAGCGACTGTTCTTCAGCTCGCCGGAGGATTTGTACGACGAAGAGTACTACGACGAGCAGTTGCCCGAGAAAAAGCGTCGCCTTACGTCGGAGCAGGTTAGTCGATGATAATCTCACAAGGACCAACAAATATATATGGATTaacttatataattaatattaaaacatgatattCAGATGGAATACAGTAGAGATTTCAATCGTGGATTTAGTTTCAGTTTTGGAAAAAGATATGCTATACGTTTAAAGGGGAAAAAAGCATATGATACCCGTAGGAACTTATATTCcaccatatttaaaaaaagaaaagaaaaggatttgataaatattcacCATATCAGAATCAAATTCCCTTGATATTAGTTTGAGATCATAGGGAATCAAAtaaacttgaaacaaaaagggGTTTGGGGGTTTAGAGATGGAAGGAAATTGATAAGTGTGATTGGGTGTGAAGGTGTATCTGCTAGAGAAGAGCTTTGAGGCAGAGAACAAGCTGGAGCCGGAGAGGAAGAGCCAGTTGGCCAAGAAGTTAGGACTGCAACCAAGGCAGGTGGCGGTATGGTTCCAGAACCGCCGTGCAAGGTGGAAGACAAAGCAGCTTGAAAGGGACTATGACCTCCTCAAATCTTCCTTTGATTCCCTTCAGTCCAATTATGACACTATTCTCAAAGAAAATGAGAAGCTCAAATCTGAGGTACTTGCCCACTTTCAACTCATTCATGTCTTACATTATTTCTAACCATGTTACTTGCCACCTATTAATATTTCTTTTCCAAATATATTACTAACATATTGACACCTGGCGCTGGCTGGTAAATGGAGATTCCATATTTTTCTAATTCAAAAAACATGTGTTAGTGTAGTAATGTAAACCGCATCTATTCCTAACCCCACATTGATTTTCAGCGACGGATTTCAAAAGCAAACTGAAAGAGGAATATACCATGGTGCTTTCAGAAATATGCTTAGGATTCCcccactaaaaatttaaaaaatggttatatgtatatatattttacaaaccATAAGACTAATCACCACGGTAGCAACATtaacatatacatattaatatagATAATGTTGATTGTCCTATGTAGGTAGCTTCCTTGACTGAAAAACTACAAGCCAAAGATGTGGCAACAGAAGCAATAGCAGGTGAAAAGGATGAAGGGTTAGCAGCTGAGATGGCCTCCGCCCTCCAATTCAGTATGAAGGTGGAGGACCGTCTTAGTAGCGGCAGTGTCGGAAGCGCGGTGGTGGATGAGGATGCCCCACAGCTGGTGGACAGCGGCAATTCCTACTTTCCAAGCGATGAATACTCCAGAGGCATTGGCCCTTTCGATGGGGTTCAGTCGGAAGATGAGGATGGCAGTGATAATTGCGGGAGTTACTTCTCCGATGTGTTCGCAACCACAGAGCAGGAGGCATTAGGATTGTGGGCCTGGTCTTAACCTAAAGGATCCTGCAACAATATATTTCTCTAGTGTTTCATGCTATGGATGTCATGCGTTGAATTAAGACAACAgttgaaaataaccaaaaatacAAGTGATGTCAGAAACCCGGTACATAGGGTAAAGTATATGGATGAAATATAGTCTAAAGTCaatggaataataataatatgtttaagTTTTACATCACCTCCTTCCTGTCTTGTTTTCAGCTTATTTATATTACTTTGGTTTAAAGCTAACATAAACACAACCAATCAAACAAATATGAAGATTATGTGCGAGTAACTCTTCATGAACTCAAGGGGTAACCATAGTGATTCTCCAatattcaattttatcatttggaAAGCTAATAATTAAACAATCTTCAATCTTTCtatatataaaatcaaatcaGTCGTCTTTTCTCAAATGAAAACAAGCAGGGCCTCACTTCAATGTAATGAGGACAAGAAATCAACTCATGACCAGGATACGAAATCAGTAACTTGGTGTAAAATTGCATTTGATTTGTAGTAATTAATGCATGACCACATGTATCTATATCGGTTACCCTGACTCAGAACAAGGGTCGGAAATAAATGTCCAATCCGAGATCGggtaataaataaattcatattttaaactttttcttatttgtgtattaaatttctttttactaaaggataataacaatcataaaatatGTAGATTAGCGCTTCATTCTTCAAAATCAGATGGAAGTGATcaaaaattcattcaaaatacaaCTTGTTTAT
Coding sequences within it:
- the LOC107914243 gene encoding homeobox-leucine zipper protein HAT5, encoding MESGRLFFNPSTTHRNMLLLGNTEPIFRGARTMVSMEENPKKRLFFSSPEDLYDEEYYDEQLPEKKRRLTSEQVYLLEKSFEAENKLEPERKSQLAKKLGLQPRQVAVWFQNRRARWKTKQLERDYDLLKSSFDSLQSNYDTILKENEKLKSEVASLTEKLQAKDVATEAIAGEKDEGLAAEMASALQFSMKVEDRLSSGSVGSAVVDEDAPQLVDSGNSYFPSDEYSRGIGPFDGVQSEDEDGSDNCGSYFSDVFATTEQEALGLWAWS